In Eubacteriales bacterium mix99, the DNA window GGCGTATCCGTGGCATATACCATTCTCACCAAAAGAGAGAAAGGATCCTTTTTGGTAATGACCGGCCTCATATTCTGTGCATTGGGATAAATCATATAAACGATATAGGCAATGGACATCCCACCTGCCAGAAAGATAAGCAGTTTATAAAAATCCCTTCGGGAATGTGTCCCGGTGAATATCACTCCATATACAATATATGGAAACCAAATCAGATACGGAATAACGAATTCCTTGACAAACGGAACCCGGTCATCCAGGCTCACATGTATCATATATTTTGGAACAAGGGTCTTCTCCAAATATTTAAACCATATCAAAATCGGAACTAACAAAAGCAGACTGTAAAAATACTTATGCTCCGATAGAAACTTCCGAAAGTCCCCCATTGTTTTCACAAAAATTATCCCCCGTTTCATCATCACTCCGGGAAGTTTCCTTCCCCGGCCAAATGGATCTGATAAGGCCACTATATATTATATATATATCTGTCAATTTACGCAATGATTCATTAATCTTCTGCGCAGCAGGATGATGATGCATGATCCGTATTTCAGGGGAAAGCCTCCATTTTCGTTGCTCTTATTTCTGCCGTGTCCTCTGCCCGTTCCCATGATAAGCATAAAATTCGACAATTGTTTCAAAAATCCTTCCGGAGCGAAAATTTCTTCCTATAAGAAATTGCCTTCGAAAACGTCCCGACTTCGCCAATTATTCACAATTTTCTGTGGATAAGTACAAGTTATCCACAGCCCATTCCGAGATATTTTTCCTTTTTTTATTCATCCCCATGTTTATCCACATTATCCACAGCCTAATCAGCACTTTTTCCACATATATTACAATTTTTTTACTCATATATAAAATAATGGGATCCGCTTAAAAAATTAAAACGAAGCCCAAATATTTACGAACTTTTCGTATTTTGGACAAAACGACGGACAAACTCCTCCAATCCTTCTGCATCGATCCGGTCAAACCGGCTTTTCTCCGGACTGTCGATATCCAGGACTCCTGTCAAATGATTATTTTGATGAATGGGAAGCACAATCTCCGACCGGGAGGAGGAATCACAGGAAATATGGCCGGAAAATTGTCTGACATCCTCCACAATCTGTATTTCCCCTTTTTCCGCCGCAGTACCACAGACCCCTTTCCCCATGGGAATACGAATGCAAGCCGGCCGTCCCTGAAAAGGGCCCAGGACAAGCTCTCCGGACTGATACCGATAAAACCCCGCCCAGTTGATATCCG includes these proteins:
- a CDS encoding phosphatase — translated: MGDFRKFLSEHKYFYSLLLLVPILIWFKYLEKTLVPKYMIHVSLDDRVPFVKEFVIPYLIWFPYIVYGVIFTGTHSRRDFYKLLIFLAGGMSIAYIVYMIYPNAQNMRPVITKKDPFSLLVRMVYATDTPTNVCPSVHVINSIAVNAALQHSEDFAREKRNGRLASHILTILICLSTVFIKQHSVMDVGWGIVTGMVFYIPLYVLPAIRKHSWDRYIQIKE
- a CDS encoding GAF domain-containing protein, which codes for MSEASKFSADSKKELYEELNTCLYGLLDGESDEIANMANAAALLYQYLPDINWAGFYRYQSGELVLGPFQGRPACIRIPMGKGVCGTAAEKGEIQIVEDVRQFSGHISCDSSSRSEIVLPIHQNNHLTGVLDIDSPEKSRFDRIDAEGLEEFVRRFVQNTKSS